One Candidatus Poribacteria bacterium genomic window, GCAAACTTGGAGCGCGTCGCAGAATGGGCACACAAAGCACACGCGCAAGGAGCCGACTTCGGGATTTTGCCGGAAGAGTGTATCACCGGATCAATGAACAAGTCTGACCTGACGTTTGAGGAGGCGCGGAAGATTGCTGCAGCGGCAGCAGAGGAGTCGGTGCCATTCCTAGAGTCCCTCGCTCGCAAACTACAGATGACACTGGTGGTTGGTACGATTGAGCCGTTCGGTGAGCAACTTCGTAATAGTGCACTCATCGTCGGAGCTGAGGGGTATCTGGCAACGTTTTCAAAACTTCATCTGCCCAATCCGAATGAGCGGGAATGGTTTGTGCCCGGCGATACGTTCCCGGTGGTTGCTTCGCAGGGGTGGACGTTTGGTGTGGGGATCTGCTACGATTTGCGTTTCCCCGAACTTTTTCGGGGCGCGGCGCAGAAGGGGGCGGAACTCTTTTTCATCCCTGTTGGCGGTAGTGGCCAATAATGGAGATCAGCGTGAGCAAGCCGAGTCTCACAAGGAGTTGGCGATGCAACTGCTACCGGGACGTGCGGTTGATAATGCCCTCCATATATTCTATGCGAATCAGTCGGGGCACAGTGGCAATGCTTGGTTTCCGGGGCTATGCTTGGCGATAGATCCTAGCGGGCAGCTGATTGATGAATATCTCCCAGACGAAGGGATGATTGTCACGGAGGTCAAAAGAGAGGTGGCGGATAGGGCTAGGGCTTCTGCTAGCTGTACCGT contains:
- a CDS encoding carbon-nitrogen hydrolase family protein, with product MDKDTVRVASVAMHSVMGDPSANLERVAEWAHKAHAQGADFGILPEECITGSMNKSDLTFEEARKIAAAAAEESVPFLESLARKLQMTLVVGTIEPFGEQLRNSALIVGAEGYLATFSKLHLPNPNEREWFVPGDTFPVVASQGWTFGVGICYDLRFPELFRGAAQKGAELFFIPVGGSGQ